A genomic window from Hippocampus zosterae strain Florida chromosome 13, ASM2543408v3, whole genome shotgun sequence includes:
- the LOC127613504 gene encoding ankyrin-1-like → MAHAAAHLKKARELELHPEYKALQKARERRRRQRERAERKRQSDSNTSFLRAARAGNIDKVLEFLKNGVDISTCNQNGLNALHLAAKEGHQDLVDELLERGAPVDSSTKKGNTALHIASLAGQKEVVRLLVKRGADVNSQSQNGFTPLYMAAQENHLEVVRYLLENDGNQSIATEDGFTPLAIALQQGHNAVVSLLLEHDTKGKVRLPALHIAARKDDTKSAALLLQNDHNADVQSKMMVNRTTESGFTPLHIAAHYGNVNVSTLLLNRGAAVDFTARNGITPLHVASKRGNTNMVLLLLDRGAQIDAKTRDGLTPLHCAARSGHDPAVELLLEKGAPILARTKNGLSPLHMSAQGDHVECVKLLLQDKAPVDDVTLDYLTALHVAAHCGHYRVTKLLLDKKANPNARALNGFTPLHIACKKNRVKVMELLVKYGASIQAITESGLTPIHVAAFMGHLNIVLLLLQNGASPDVRNIRGETALHMAARAGQMEVVRCLLRNGALVDAMAREDQTPLHIASRLGKTDIVQLLLQHMAHPDAATINGYTPLHISAREGQVETAAVLLEAGASHSMATKKGFTPLHVAAKYGSLEVAKLLLQRKALPDDAGKNGLTPLHVAAHYDNQEVALLLLDKGASPHATAKNGYTPLHIAAKKNQTNIARALLEYGAETNVLTKQGVSPLHLAAQEGHAEMASLLLGKGAHINTATKSGLTPLHLTAQEDRVSAAEVLAKHDVNLDQQTKLGYTPLIVACHYGNAKMVNFLLQQGASVNAKTKNGYTPLHQAAQQGNTHIINILLQHGAKPSATTVNGNTALSIARRLGYISVVDTLKVVTEEVITTTTTVTEKHKLNVPETMTEILDVSDEEALGLEDDPCSEMSLELEGEDTMTGDGGEYLRAEDLRELGDDSLPGHYLESFSYMSHNLDRPQHQSFHQRDGVLIEDMITSHQVSALSREQDKDSFRLSWGAEHLDNVVLSSSLLHSGHSSPCLDHDNSSFLVSFMVDARGGAMRGCRHNGLRIIVPPRKCSAPTRVTCRLVKRHRLASMPPMVEGEGLAGRIIEVGPTGAQFLGKLHLPTAPPPLNEGESLVSRILQLGPPGTKFLGPVIVEIPHFAALRGTERELVILRSETGENWREHHCDFTEEELNQILNGMDEKLDSPEELEKKRICRIITRDFPQYFAVVSRIKQDSHLIGPEGGVLSSTLVPQVQAVFPEGALTKKIRVGLQAQPIEVDVVRKILGNKATFSPIVTLEPRRRKFHKPITMTIPIPKSSNNEGVGSVYSGETPTLRLLCSITGGTTPAQWEDITGSTPLTFVNQCVSFTTNVSARFWLIDCRQVQDSVSFGSQLYREIICVPYMAKFVIFAKTLDPIEARLRCFCMTDDKMDKTLEQQENFTEVARSRDVEVLEGKPIFADCFGNLVPLTKSGQHHVFSFFAFKENRLALFIKIRDTAQEPCGRLSFTKEPRTYRSLNHNAICNLNITLPTYSKESDSEQDMDDESEKSDKKLDWQDDADRKEETLAIIADLLGFSWTELARELEFNEDEIQLVRTQNPNSLQEQSHALLQHWVEREGKHATEDCLIKRLTKINRMDIVHLIETQMNKSLQEQTSRTYAEIEKTLDHSEVSVALSSVQEDVDSPRIVRRVESDRKPPPAVSEEDLSVASLLDIPSWAEPAGHIHSESIHGDLLEEIEISHELNPNLWTLDDVISHERTRYVNLEEQVSTLPIKKEAAMKSKTTRVYDVKYKGKDHQIPCNIEVHVSKSFHGSGQCQVKEICCQNISGTFAAKEDKGSPETLKLPSSGSMSDISLILSESDQAETDFEEINEYYISHTGINNNFPLNYSKEKLRGTSGSTMFASAKGHQATLAITEETTDIDRKSQVLQCVDEHTAQVFKDQPKSPQDPNVNMRYDPFTSSNENTKTQVNNTGFQDNMFFIDDGDDDDLQTVESTLHATAKYHQMDKNTHMACNSTESSGICCSISPDSEKYRTKTVSSSLYLPTYARQTSDNESLSSMSIDDETCVDEKSFSPTEFWTLSGTLPRLSSPDSVMSISDYRAMSPDSPLSKRKGFRADLPIMDVSWALFSGADKYTSPEITENNTDPNPSDVCDSRLQFGGIEKPAKNLDSGDAKDTPLLPDSLLIQRVIPSLTSKILPFEHLHEVTSLNKKALPDLGTNSHEYESSDMDYRPFSPQSQTSHCSFSFLELLLSEPTRSQLMSQYCDYFLQYSGATPTLPQMTQKQTKLGKVSTLETKLPSNQNFPQGYKMSNAYPLSRVSQSTHKTDLQYNTNEPSSHDENNLNLEEPESLQWDVTVDTGWIDNVNEKEMSVQSTTQVLEVKKESKESFLDYWFSKLAPQHSVLRPSTNDSDRSITHLRINTTGNNQIKDHIDCSRIKESTENIYPEHQFYRPSVETTCSLPEKQVHKPVIFNFVERPKYTLEFPKDKTRNVCKGKASYGDDLVQNNGQEKMAFSTKVGVSMTNCPLYSELIEQEKQKSCHFFYNNPENTLQSRNIQSDICFEQSFENSGPKIHDSCSEKVAGQSHVIVNKPLPYEQVKYGITNKNKADAMYKAKIFESRPISVLSDSATADMAMEVRPCSPESIVSHCELRALSPDSPVPHFDIAQIENYDQCFKQRSYSPQSSVSDWEGHDWGLPNLFDETRPLSPQSVSSDMELDLLSSSRALSPDSVSSDLDTSLLRDWLLDFRASSPNSAASVEKFSFSPEMM, encoded by the exons AATGGTTTGAATGCCTTGCATTTGGCGGCCAAAGAGGGACACCAGGACCTCGTGGACGAATTGTTGGAGAGAGGAGCGCCTGTTGACTCATCCACGAAG AAAGGAAACACCGCCCTTCACATTGCCTCGCTGGCTGGGCAAAAAGAGGTGGTCCGGCTTCTGGTGAAGAGAGGAGCTGATGTGAACTCGCAGTCTCAG AATGGCTTCACGCCGCTCTATATGGCCGCACAGGAGAATCACTTGGAGGTTGTAAGATATTTGCTGGAAAATGATGGAAACCAGAGTATAGCAACAGAG GATGGCTTTACCCCACTTGCCATCGCACTCCAGCAGGGTCACAACGCAGTGGTGTCCCTGCTGCTGGAGCACGACACTAAAGGCAAAGTGCGCCTGCCCGCCTTGCACATCGCGGCCCGCAAGGACGACACCAAGTCAGCCGCACTGCTGCTCCAGAACGACCACAACGCTGACGTTCAGTCCAAG ATGATGGTCAATAGAACCACCGAG AGTGGTTTCACCCCTCTGCACATCGCCGCTCACTATGGCAACGTGAATGTCTCCACCCTGTTGCTGAACAGAGGAGCCGCTGTGGACTTCACAGCCAGG AATGGAATAACACCTCTGCATGTGGCCTCAAAGAGAGGCAACACCAACATGGTGCTCCTGCTGTTGGACCGAGGCGCTCAGATCGACGCTAAAACCAGG GATGGGCTTACGCCTCTGCACTGCGCAGCCAGGAGTGGACACGACCCAGCAGTGGAGCTACTGCTGGAAAAAGGAGCACCCATTTTAGCCAGAACCAAG AATGGATTGTCCCCACTGCACATGTCAGCCCAGGGCGACCATGTGGAATGTGTGAAGCTGCTGCTCCAGGACAAGGCTCCGGTTGATGATGTCACACTGGATTACCTCACAGCGCTGCACGTCGCGGCTCACTGCGGCCACTACAGGgtcaccaagctgctgctcgATAAGAAGGCCAATCCCAATGCCAGAGCGCTA AATGGATTCACTCCCCTACACATTGCTTGTAAAAAGAATCGTGTGAAAGTGATGGAGTTGTTGGTGAAATATGGAGCATCCATCCAAGCCATTACTGAG tctggTTTGACTCCCATCCATGTCGCTGCCTTCATGGGCCACCTCAACATTGTTCTACTTCTCCTGCAGAATGGAGCCTCTCCTGATGTCCGCAACATT CGTGGCGAGACAGCTCTACACATGGCAGCCCGAGCAGGGCAGATGGAGGTGGTGCGCTGTTTGCTGCGAAACGGAGCGCTGGTGGATGCCATGGCCAGA GAGGATCAGACTCCCCTTCACATTGCATCCCGATTAGGAAAAACCGACATTGTCCAGCTGCTCTTACAACACATGGCCCACCCGGACGCCGCCACCATCAACGGTTACACCCCGCTTCACATTTCAGCCAGGGAGGGCCAAGTGGAGACAGCCGCCGTGCTCCTGGAGGCCGGAGCCTCGCACTCCATGGCCACCAAG AAAGGATTTACTCCATTACACGTCGCCGCTAAATACGGAAGCCTTGAAGTGGCAAAACTACTACTACAACGCAAAGCTCTTCCTGATGATGCAGGCAAG AATGGACTAACACCGCTCCATGTAGCAGCTCATTATGACAACCAAGAGGtagcgctgctgctgctggacaaAGGAGCCTCACCTCACGCCACCGCAAAG AATGGCTACACCCCCCTTCACATCGCGGCCAAAAAGAACCAGACTAACATTGCGCGAGCACTGCTGGAGTACGGTGCAGAAACCAATGTTCTAACCAAGCAGGGAGTCAGTCCTCTTCACCTGGCTGCACAGGAGGGGCATGCTGAGATGGCCAGTTTGCTACTGGGCAAAGGAGCTCACATCAACACAGCCACCAAG AGTGGACTGACTCCTCTGCATCTCACGGCACAAGAGGACAGGGTCAGTGCTGCAGAAGTATTAGCCAAACATGATGTCAACCTGGACCAGCAAACGAAG CTTGGCTATACACCTCTAATAGTAGCCTGTCACTACGGAAACGCCAAGATGGTCAACTTCCTGTTACAGCAAGGTGCGAGTGTCAACGCCAAAACCAAG AATGGATACACACCTCTCCACCAGGCGGCCCAACaaggaaacacacacataaTCAATATTTTACTGCAGCATGGGGCCAAACCAAGTGCTACTACAGTG AACGGAAACACTGCTTTATCCATTGCCAGGCGTCTGGGTTACATCTCGGTGGTAGACACACTGAAAGTGGTCACTGAGGAAGTCATCACGACCACAACG ACGGTCACAGAGAAACACAAACTCAACGTCCCAGAAACCATGACGGAAATCCTTGATGTGTCTGATGAAGAAG CTCTCGGCCTTGAAGATGATCCTTGCTCTGAGATGTCTCTCGAGCTGGAAG GCGAGGACACTATGACGGGTGATGGAGGCGAGTACCTGAGAGCAGAGGATCTGCGAGAGCTTGGCGATGACTCTCTACCAGGACACTACTTGGAAAGCTTCAGCTACATGAGCCACAACCTGGACAG ACCTCAGCACCAAAGCTTCCATCAGAGAGACGGTGTTCTCATTGAGGACATGATTACCAGCCATCAA GTGTCAGCGCTGTCACGGGAACAAGACAAGGACTCGTTCCGCCTGAGCTGGGGGGCTGAGCACCTTGATAATGTGGTGTTGTCCTCCAGTCTGCTGCACTCTGG CCATTCGTCTCCTTGCCTAGACCATGACAATAGCAG CTTTCTGGTCAGTTTCATGGTAGACGCAAGAGGCGGTGCCATGCGAGGCTGCCGTCATAATGGCCTAAGAATCATCGTGCCGCCTAGGAAGTGTTCTGCCCCTACGAGGGTGACATGCAGGCTGGTAAAAAGACACCGTCTGGCCTCCATGCCCCCGATGGTTGAAGGTGAGGGGCTGGCTGGTCGCATCATTGAAGTGGGACCCACTGGAGCCCAGTTTCTGGG TAAGCTTCACCTTCCCACAGCTCCGCCCCCTCTGAATGAGGGCGAGAGCCTGGTCAGTCGCATCCTACAACTGGGTCCTCCAGGAACCAAGTTCCTCGG TCCCGTGATTGTGGAGATCCCGCATTTTGCTGCTCTGAGGGGCACTGAGAGGGAGTTGGTCATCTTGAGGAGTGAAACGGGAGAAAACTGGAGGGAGCACCACTGCGATTTCACTGAAGAGGAGCTGAACCAGATACTGAATGGAATGGATGAAA AACTGGATTCTCCTGAGGAGCTTGAGAAGAAAAGAATCTGCCGCATCATCACGCGAGACTTTCCACAGTATTTTGCTGTGGTGTCGAGAATCAAACAGGACAGCCATCTGATCGGTCCAGAGGGCGGTGTCCTCAGTAGCACCCTTGTTCCTCAGGTACAGGCTGTCTTTCCTGAGGGAGCCCTGACCAAAAAGATCAGAGTTGGGCTACAG GCTCAACCCATCGAAGTTGATGTGGTGAGAAAAATCCTTGGCAACAAGGCCACATTCAGTCCAATTGTCACATTGGAACCAAGAAGAAGGAAGTTCCACAAACCAATCACCATGACAATCCCGATTCCCAAAAGCTCAAACAATGAAGGAGTCGGatctgtgtacagcggggaaaCACCAACCCTACGTTTGCTTTGTAGTATTACGG GCGGGACAACACCTGCGCAATGGGAAGACATCACCGGCTCTACACCTCTTACCTTTGTTAATCAGTGTGTTTCCTTCACGACCAATGTGTCAGCAAG ATTCTGGCTTATTGACTGCCGACAAGTCCAGGATTCTGTTAGTTTTGGCTCTCAGTTGTACAGAGAGATCATTTGTGTCCCATACATGGCCAAGTTTGTCATCTTTGCCAAGACCTTGGATCCCATTGAAGCACGACTTCGCTGTTTCTGCATGACTGATGACAAAATGGACAAGACGCTGGAGCAGCAAGAGAACTTCACAGAAGTTGCACGAAGCCGGGATGTTGAG GTCCTGGAAGGAAAACCCATATTTGCTGACTGTTTTGGAAACCTGGTGCCGCTAACCAAGAGTGGGCAGCATCATGTCTTCAGCTTCTTTGCCTTCAAAGAGAACAGACTAGCCCTGTTCATTAAA ATTAGGGACACGGCACAGGAGCCATGCGGTCGGCTTTCCTTCACGAAAGAACCACGCACATACCGCAGTTTGAACCATAATGCGATCTGCAACCTTAACATAACTCTCCCAACATATTCCAAG GAGTCTGATTCTGAGCAAGACATGGATGACGAG AGTGAGAAGAGTGACAAGAAAT TGGATTGGCAAGATGATGCTGACAGGAAAGAGGAGACATTAGCTATCATTGCAGATCTCCTTGGCTTCAGCTGGACTG AGCTGGCAAGGGAACTGGAATTCAATGAGGATGAAATCCAATTAGTTAGAACACAGAATCCCAATTCACTTCAAGAACAGAGTCATGCCTTACTTCAACATTGGGTTGAACGGGAAGGCAAACATGCCACAG AAGATTGCCTGATTAAGAGACTGACCAAGATCAACCGGATGGATATTGTTCATCTAATTGAAACACAGATGAACAAGTCACTCCAAGAACAAACCTCAAGAACATATGCAGAGATTGAGAAGACATTGGACCATAGTGAAG tgtcaGTGGCTCTATCTTCAGTACAAGAAGATGTGGACAGCCCCAGGATTGTGAGAAGGGTGGAATCAGATCGCAAACCTCCCCCAGCTGTTTCTGAAGAAGACCTCTCTGTAGCTTCTCTCCTTGACATTCCTTCATGGGCGGAGCCTGCCGGACATATCCACTCGGAGAGTATACATGGTGACCTTTTGGAGGAAATCGAGATCTCCCA TGAACTCAACCCTAACCTGTGGACATTAGATGATGTAATTTCACATGAACGTACACGCTATGTCAACTTGGAAGAGCAAGTAAGTACGCTCCCCATCAAAAAAGAAGCTGCAATGAAGAGCAAAACAACCCGAGTTTATGATGTCAAATACAAAGGGAAAGACCATCAAATTCCCTGCAATATTGAAGTACATGTCTCCAAGTCTTTTCATGGTAGTGGTCAGTGCCAAGTCAAAGAGATATGCTGCCAAAACATCTCTGGGACATTTGCTGCTAAAGAGGATAAGGGGTCACCTGAAACTTTGAAGTTGCCATCATCTGGATCAATGAGTGACATTAGTCTGATCTTATCTGAGTCAGACCAAGCTGAGACTGACTTTGAAGAGATTAATGAATACTATATTTCCCATActggaataaataataatttccctCTAAATTATTCCAAGGAGAAGTTGAGAGGAACCTCTGGTTCTACAATGTTTGCTTCAGCAAAGGGTCACCAAGCAACTCTCGCGATAACTGAAGAAACCACAGATATAGACAGAAAAAGTCAAGTCTTACAGTGTGTTGATGAACACACAGCCCAAGTCTTCAAAGATCAGCCCAAGAGCCCACAGGATCCTAATGTGAACATGCGCTATGATCCATTTACATCAagcaatgaaaatacaaaaacccAAGTTAATAATACTGGCTTCCAGGATAACATGTTCTTcattgatgatggtgatgatgatgatctccAGACAGTGGAATCCACTCTACACGCTACAGCCAAGTACCATCAAATGGATAAAAACACTCATATGGCCTGTAACTCAACTGAGAGCTCTGGTATTTGTTGTTCAATCAGTCCAGACAGTGAGAAATACAGAACAAAGACTGTCTCTTCCAGTCTTTATCTGCCAACCTATGCCCGACAGACATCTGATAATGAATCATTGTCGTCCATGTCCATAGATGATGAGACTTGTGTTGATGAAAAAAGTTTCTCACCAACAGAATTTTGGACATTAAGTGGCACTTTACCTAGACTTTCATCACCTGATTCGGTCATGTCTATCAGTGATTACAGGGCAATGTCTCCTGACTCTCCCCTCAGCAAAAGGAAGGGTTTTAGGGCAGACCTTCCCATCATGGATGTTAGTTGGGCACTCTTTTCAGGAGCAGATAAATATACTTCACCTGAAATTACTGAAAATAACACAGACCCCAATCCTTCAGATGTGTGTGATAGTAGACTGCAATTTGGTGGAATCGAAAAACCTGCAAAGAACCTTGACTCTGGAGATGCAAAGGACACTCCACTTTTACCTGACAGTCTACTTATTCAGCGAGTAATTCCAAGTTTGACTTCAAAAATTTTGCCTTTTGAGCATTTGCATGAAGTAACTTCTTTAAATAAAAAGGCTTTGCCAGATTTAGGCACAAATAGTCATGAATATGAGTCGTCAGATATGGATTACCGTCCCTTTTCACCACAATCTCAGACATCTCATTGCAGTTTCTCATTCCTTGAGCTCTTGCTCTCTGAACCAACACGCTCCCAACTGATGAGTCagtattgtgattattttttacaGTACTCAGGGGCTACTCCAACCTTACcccaaatgacacaaaaacagacaaaactgGGCAAGGTGAGCACTTTGGAAACAAAATTGCCCTCTAATCAAAATTTTCCGCAAGGttacaaaatgtcaaatgcTTATCCGTTATCACGTGTGTCACAGTCAACACACAAAACTGATCTCCAGTATAACACAAATGAGCCTTCATCACATGATGAGAACAATCTCAATTTAGAAGAGCCTGAATCACTACAATGGGATGTAACAGTTGATACAGGGTGGATAGACAAtgtaaatgaaaaagaaatgtcagTTCAAAGCACTACTCAAGTCCTAGAggtaaagaaagaaagtaaggaATCATTTCTTGATTATTGGTTTTCGAAGTTGGCACCTCAACATTCTGTCTTACGACCATCAACAAATGACTCTGATCGTAGTATAACACATTTAAGAATAAATACAACAGGAAACAATCAAATTAAAGATCACATAGACTGTAGTCGGATAAAAGAATCAACAGAAAATATTTATCCAGAACACCAATTTTACAGACCATCTGTAGAGACCACATGCAGTTTACCAGAAAAACAAGTACATAAACCTGTTATCTTCAACTTTGTAGAAAGACCAAAATACACATTAGAGTTTCCAAAAGATAAAACAAGAAACGTATGCAAAGGCAAGGCTTCCTACGGAGATGATTTGGTCCAAAACAACGGGCAAGAAAAAATGGCATTCTCTACAAAAGTTGGAGTATCAATGACAAATTGTCCTCTATATTCTGAATTGATtgaacaggaaaaacaaaaatcttgtcACTTTTTCTACAACAACCCTGAAAATACACTACAATCAAGAAACATACAGTCAGATATTTGTTTTGAACAGAGTTTTGAAAACAGCGGACCAAAAATACATGATTCCTGTTCAGAAAAAGTGGCTGGACAAAGCCATGTTATTGTGAACAAACCTTTGCCATATGAACAAGTTAAGTATGgcattacaaataaaaataaagcagatgCCATGTATAAAGCAAAGATTTTTGAGTCAAGGCCTATTTCAGTACTTTCTGACTCCGCCACAGCTGACATGGCAATGGAAGTGAGACCATGTTCACCAGAGTCTATAGTGTCTCACTGTGAACTCAGGGCTCTTTCTCCTGACTCGCCTGTTCCTCATTTTGACATTGCCCAAATTGAAAATTATGACCAATGCTTCAAGCAACGGTCGTACTCACCGCAATCGAGTGTTTCAGATTGGGAAGGTCATGATTGGGGTCTCCCTAACCTTTTTGATGAGACCAGACCACTATCACCACAATCTGTTTCATCAGACATGGAGCTCGATCTCTTATCTAGCAGCAGGGCGTTGTCTCCAGATTCTGTTTCTTCAGATCTAGACACGTCCCTGCTGCGGGATTGGCTCTTGGACTTTAGAGCATCCTCCCCAAATTCTGCAGCATCAGTTGAGAAATTTTCCTTCAGTCCAGAGATGATG